Proteins encoded by one window of Castor canadensis chromosome 2, mCasCan1.hap1v2, whole genome shotgun sequence:
- the Sostdc1 gene encoding sclerostin domain-containing protein 1, producing the protein MLPPAIHFYLIPLACILMKSCLAFKNDATEILYSHVVKPVPAHPSSNSTLNQARNGGRHFSNTGLDRNSRVQVGCRELRSTKYISDGQCTSISPLKELVCAGECLPLPVLPNWIGGGYGTKYWSRRSSQEWRCVNDKTRTQRIQLQCQDGSTRTYKITVVTACKCKRYTRQHNESSHNFESVSPAKPAQHHRERKKASKSSKHSMS; encoded by the exons ATGCTTCCTCCTGCCATTCATTTCTATCTCATTCCCCTTGCATGCATCCTAATGAAAAGCTGtttggcttttaaaaatgatGCCACAGAAATCCTTTATTCACATGTGGTTAAACCTGTTCCAGCACACCCCAGCAGCAACAGCACGTTGAATCAAGCCAGAAATGGAGGCAGGCATTTCAGTAACACTGGACTGGATCGGAACA GTAGAGTTCAAGTGGGCTGTCGGGAACTGCGTTCCACCAAGTATATCTCTGATGGCCAGTGCACCAGTATCAGCCCTCTGAAGGAGCTGGTGTGTGCTGGTGAGTGCTTGCCCCTGCCAGTGCTCCCTAACTGGATCGGTGGAGGCTATGGAACAAAGTACTGGAGCAGGAGGAGCTCCCAGGAGTGGAGGTGTGTCAATGACAAAACGCGCACGCAGAGGATCCAGCTGCAGTGCCAAGATGGCAGCACACGCACCTACAAAATCACGGTGGTCACGGCCTGCAAGTGCAAGAGGTACACCCGGCAACACAACGAGTCCAGCCACAACTTCGAGAGCGTGTCCCCGGCCAAGCCAGCGCAGCATCACAGAGAGCGGAAGAAAGCCAGCAAATCCAGCAAGCACAGCATGAGTTAG